One window from the genome of Gloeomargarita sp. SRBZ-1_bins_9 encodes:
- the ccsB gene encoding c-type cytochrome biogenesis protein CcsB — translation MNLVVLQNWLDNAAFILLLGTTLVYWTNLAFGQNLLAWGTTGMVLANGTTAALLLARWLEAGYFPLSNLYESLFFLAWGITTFHLLAERWSQSGWVGVMTAPVAAGVTALATLSLPPQMQRSAPLVPALKSNWLMMHVSVMMLAYGALLVGSLLALAFLLVTRGQAIPLRGSSVGSGAYRVQPVSPSLPQEKGNTGLLTRPVVALTPEQLTLAETLDNLSYRVIGLGFPLLTVGIISGAVWANEAWGAPWSWDPKETWALITWLVYAAYLHARITRGWQGRRPAVLATVGFAVVWVCYLGVNVLGKGLHSYGWFW, via the coding sequence CAAAATTGGTTGGATAATGCGGCCTTTATCCTGTTGCTGGGGACCACATTGGTTTACTGGACGAACCTGGCCTTTGGCCAAAACCTGCTGGCTTGGGGAACGACGGGGATGGTGTTGGCCAACGGCACGACGGCAGCTCTCTTGCTGGCCCGTTGGCTGGAGGCCGGCTATTTTCCCCTGAGCAACTTGTACGAATCCCTCTTTTTTTTGGCCTGGGGCATCACCACGTTTCACCTGCTGGCGGAACGCTGGAGCCAAAGTGGCTGGGTGGGGGTGATGACGGCACCGGTAGCAGCGGGGGTAACGGCCTTGGCCACCCTGTCTCTACCGCCCCAGATGCAACGTTCGGCCCCTTTAGTACCGGCCCTGAAATCCAACTGGCTGATGATGCATGTCTCGGTGATGATGCTGGCCTACGGGGCGCTGTTGGTGGGTTCCCTGCTGGCCCTGGCCTTTTTGCTGGTCACCCGGGGGCAGGCCATCCCCCTGCGGGGCAGTTCAGTCGGGAGCGGTGCCTACCGTGTTCAGCCGGTATCCCCATCCCTACCCCAGGAGAAGGGTAATACTGGGCTGCTGACCCGACCGGTGGTGGCCCTAACACCGGAGCAACTAACCCTAGCGGAAACCCTGGACAACCTTAGCTATCGGGTCATCGGTTTGGGGTTTCCTCTGTTGACGGTGGGGATCATTTCCGGGGCGGTGTGGGCCAACGAGGCCTGGGGGGCGCCCTGGAGCTGGGACCCCAAGGAAACCTGGGCCTTGATTACCTGGTTGGTGTACGCCGCCTATCTGCACGCCCGCATTACCCGGGGATGGCAGGGCCGGCGGCCGGCGGTCTTAGCCACGGTGGGGTTTGCGGTAGTCTGGGTGTGCTACCTGGGGGTAAATGTCCTGGGCAAGGGGCTGCACAGCTACGGCTGGTTCTGGTAA
- the bchI gene encoding magnesium chelatase ATPase subunit I, with protein sequence MVATATRPLNRPVFPFSAIVGQEEMKLALLLNVIDPKIGGVMIMGDRGTGKSTTIRALVDVLPEIRVVEGDPFNSDPDDPELMADTVRQAKERGEPLRVVLKKVPMVDLPLGATEDRVCGTIDIEKALTEGIRAFEPGLLARANRGILYVDEVNLLDDHLVDVLLDAAASGWNTVEREGISLRHPARFVLVGSGNPEEGELRPQLLDRFGMHAEIRTVKDPALRVQIVEQRTAFDRDPWGFLEQYREQQEQLRAQIVRARELLPQVQIDYDLRVKISQVCAALDVDGLRGDIVTNRAAKALAAWEGRTLVTEEDIRRVLVLCLRHRLRKDPLESVDSGYRVMQVAKEVFQWADP encoded by the coding sequence ATGGTTGCAACGGCTACCCGTCCCCTGAACCGTCCGGTGTTTCCCTTCAGCGCCATCGTCGGCCAGGAGGAAATGAAACTGGCGCTACTGCTGAATGTGATTGACCCCAAAATCGGCGGGGTGATGATCATGGGGGACCGGGGCACGGGCAAATCTACCACCATCCGGGCGCTGGTGGATGTCTTGCCGGAAATCCGGGTGGTGGAGGGGGACCCCTTTAACTCGGACCCGGATGACCCGGAGTTGATGGCCGACACAGTACGTCAGGCCAAGGAGCGGGGGGAACCCCTGCGGGTGGTGCTCAAAAAAGTGCCCATGGTGGACTTGCCTTTGGGGGCGACGGAGGACCGGGTCTGCGGCACGATTGACATCGAAAAGGCGCTCACCGAGGGCATCCGGGCCTTTGAACCGGGATTGCTGGCGCGGGCCAACCGGGGGATTTTGTATGTGGACGAGGTGAACCTGCTGGACGACCATCTGGTGGATGTGCTGTTGGATGCAGCGGCCTCGGGTTGGAACACGGTGGAACGGGAGGGGATTTCCCTGCGTCACCCGGCCCGGTTTGTACTGGTGGGTTCGGGCAACCCGGAGGAAGGGGAATTGCGGCCCCAATTGCTGGACCGGTTTGGCATGCACGCGGAGATTCGCACAGTGAAGGACCCAGCTTTGCGGGTACAAATAGTGGAGCAACGGACGGCCTTTGACCGGGACCCCTGGGGTTTTCTGGAGCAGTACCGGGAGCAGCAGGAACAATTGCGGGCGCAGATCGTGCGGGCGCGAGAACTACTTCCCCAGGTGCAGATTGATTACGACCTGCGGGTGAAGATTTCCCAGGTGTGCGCGGCGTTAGATGTGGACGGGCTGCGGGGGGATATTGTCACCAACCGGGCTGCCAAGGCGCTAGCGGCCTGGGAGGGACGGACGTTGGTCACTGAAGAGGACATCCGTCGGGTTCTGGTGTTATGCCTGCGACACCGTTTGCGCAAAGACCCCCTGGAGTCGGTGGATTCCGGGTACCGGGTGATGCAGGTGGCCAAGGAGGTTTTCCAGTGGGCCGACCCCTGA
- a CDS encoding TAXI family TRAP transporter solute-binding subunit has protein sequence MGRPLIQRRWLLGGLAASLVISLAPLMGRGQKPTTLTLLTARPGSLYERAGQALRRVLQPQGFTVVVKESPGSLYNLEQLAQDQADLALAQTDAFVLFKNLRVPQRTLVDNLAVIGPVNEELVHLLVRPGIRSLGQLRGKRIGVGPVDSGTYVSALLVLQMADMDVTRERLITGEIGQGIRDLLGGRLDALFVTAGVGAPQLRQIPAQAPVQLVPLDQGKKGFPEAAALYQLKSLAARTYPWQTRPVTTLATGACLFVRRSLPQPLVYRLTQVLAQQQQVLRQADPFWALLTLDRRQEALVRGLTYHPGVEQYLSRLRR, from the coding sequence GTGGGCCGACCCCTGATCCAACGCCGCTGGTTGCTGGGGGGACTGGCTGCCAGCCTGGTGATCTCCCTGGCGCCATTGATGGGCAGGGGACAAAAACCCACCACCTTGACGTTACTCACGGCGCGCCCAGGCAGTTTGTATGAACGGGCGGGACAGGCCCTGCGCCGGGTGTTGCAGCCCCAGGGTTTTACGGTGGTGGTCAAGGAATCGCCGGGGTCTTTGTATAATTTGGAACAACTGGCCCAGGATCAGGCGGACTTGGCGCTGGCCCAAACGGATGCGTTTGTGTTGTTCAAAAACCTTAGGGTCCCCCAGCGCACCCTGGTGGATAACTTGGCGGTCATCGGTCCGGTGAACGAGGAGCTGGTGCATCTACTGGTGCGGCCGGGGATTCGCTCCCTGGGGCAACTGCGGGGGAAACGCATCGGCGTGGGACCGGTGGATTCGGGCACCTATGTCAGTGCTTTGCTGGTGCTGCAGATGGCGGATATGGACGTGACCCGGGAGCGGCTGATCACGGGAGAAATTGGCCAGGGGATTCGGGATTTGCTGGGGGGGAGATTGGACGCCCTGTTTGTGACGGCAGGGGTGGGTGCGCCCCAACTGCGGCAAATACCCGCCCAGGCGCCGGTGCAACTGGTGCCCTTGGACCAGGGGAAAAAGGGTTTTCCAGAGGCGGCGGCTTTATACCAACTCAAGTCCCTTGCGGCCCGCACCTATCCCTGGCAGACCCGTCCCGTGACCACCCTGGCGACCGGGGCTTGCCTCTTTGTGCGGCGTTCCTTGCCCCAGCCCTTGGTGTATCGCCTGACCCAGGTGCTGGCCCAACAGCAGCAGGTCCTACGGCAAGCGGACCCCTTTTGGGCGTTGTTGACCCTGGACCGGCGGCAGGAAGCCCTGGTCAGGGGGTTGACCTATCATCCCGGCGTCGAGCAGTACCTGTCCCGGTTGCGGCGATAG